In Pseudomonas lalkuanensis, the following are encoded in one genomic region:
- the flhB gene encoding flagellar biosynthesis protein FlhB, translating to MAESDSGADKSEEPTGKRLQEAREKGQIARSRELNTLAVTLAGAGGVLATGGGMADMLMKMMQSNFDLPRAVLMDERSMGLFLLASGKMALDALLPLLITLLVVSIVGPISLGGWLFSTEALMPKFSRMNPLSGLKRMFSLHALAELLKALAKFALILLVALAVLNSDRDDLQAIAHEPLDMAILHSVQVVGWSAVWLACGLILIAAVDVPFQLWDNKQKLMMTKQEVRDEYKDSEGKPEVKSRIRRLQREMAERRMMAAVPQADVVITNPTHFAVALKYDAEKGGAPVLLAKGNDFTALKIREIAQDNKVTVMESPALARAVYYSTELDQEIPAGLYLAVAQVLAYVYQLKQFRAGRGKRPAPLHDLPIPPDLRRDE from the coding sequence ATGGCAGAGAGTGACAGCGGGGCGGACAAGAGCGAAGAGCCCACAGGTAAACGGTTGCAGGAGGCCCGCGAGAAGGGCCAGATCGCCCGTTCCCGGGAGCTCAACACCCTCGCCGTGACCCTGGCGGGGGCCGGCGGCGTGCTGGCCACCGGCGGCGGCATGGCGGACATGCTGATGAAGATGATGCAGTCCAACTTCGACCTGCCACGGGCGGTGCTCATGGACGAGCGCAGCATGGGGCTGTTCCTGCTGGCCTCAGGCAAGATGGCGCTCGATGCGCTGCTGCCGCTGCTGATCACCCTGCTGGTGGTGTCGATCGTCGGCCCGATTTCCCTCGGCGGCTGGCTGTTCTCCACCGAGGCCCTGATGCCCAAGTTCAGCCGGATGAACCCCTTGTCCGGGCTCAAGCGGATGTTCTCGCTGCACGCCCTGGCGGAGCTGCTCAAGGCCCTGGCGAAGTTCGCATTGATCCTGCTGGTGGCGCTGGCGGTGCTCAACTCCGACCGTGACGACCTGCAGGCGATCGCCCATGAGCCGCTGGACATGGCCATCCTGCACAGTGTCCAGGTGGTGGGCTGGAGCGCGGTCTGGCTGGCTTGTGGATTGATCCTGATCGCCGCCGTGGACGTGCCTTTCCAGCTCTGGGACAACAAGCAGAAGCTGATGATGACCAAGCAGGAAGTGCGAGACGAATACAAGGATTCCGAGGGCAAGCCCGAGGTCAAGTCACGCATCCGCCGCCTGCAGCGGGAAATGGCCGAGCGCCGCATGATGGCCGCGGTGCCCCAGGCCGACGTGGTGATCACCAACCCGACCCACTTCGCCGTGGCGCTGAAGTACGACGCCGAGAAGGGCGGTGCGCCGGTCCTGCTGGCCAAGGGTAACGACTTCACCGCGTTGAAGATCCGCGAGATCGCCCAGGACAACAAGGTGACGGTCATGGAGTCTCCGGCGCTGGCGCGGGCGGTGTACTACTCCACCGAGCTGGACCAGGAAATCCCTGCCGGCCTTTACCTGGCCGTGGCCCAGGTGCTGGCTTACGTCTACCAGCTCAAGCAGTTCCGCGCCGGTCGCGGCAAACGCCCGGCGCCGCTGCACGACCTGCCGATTCCGCCGGATTTGCGGCGCGACGAGTGA